The following are from one region of the Cryomorphaceae bacterium genome:
- a CDS encoding Na/Pi cotransporter family protein: protein MDTFNTVIAILATISLFLFSLKGFSKELQKLGAENLQRWLTKVTSNRFSAFLLGAVVTAIIQSSSVVSSITVALVDAGVIGFFNSLGVLLGAKVGTSFTAWLVAFELSFLGSWLLVAGMIITLVPMRIKLVGKSVFYLGFILFSLELIKNGLAPLSESPEILLWLKQADKLALGLLIGAVVTAMMQSSSVTIGLAIILAGQGLLGLPGAIAIVVGSNLGTTSTALLASISLSSWAKKAAFANLLLNLLGLILFVPFLPVFVQFIQNLQLEITYQVAVAHLLFNLILAVVGLIFLRQFSRLSLYLSSKLIGRKETSGYSVEAKNSF from the coding sequence ATGGATACGTTTAATACTGTCATAGCCATTCTGGCCACCATTTCGCTGTTTCTCTTCAGCCTGAAAGGTTTTTCGAAAGAGCTACAGAAACTTGGCGCGGAAAATCTTCAGCGATGGCTTACCAAGGTGACCTCCAACCGTTTTTCTGCATTTCTTTTGGGTGCCGTCGTTACTGCGATCATCCAATCGAGCAGTGTAGTGTCGTCAATCACTGTTGCCCTCGTTGATGCAGGTGTGATTGGGTTTTTCAACAGTCTGGGCGTGCTGCTTGGTGCTAAGGTGGGAACCTCTTTTACCGCCTGGTTGGTGGCGTTTGAGCTGAGTTTTTTGGGTAGCTGGCTGCTTGTGGCAGGCATGATTATTACACTTGTTCCGATGCGTATTAAGCTGGTAGGGAAATCGGTTTTCTATCTAGGTTTTATTTTGTTTAGCCTCGAGTTGATTAAAAACGGGTTGGCGCCATTGAGCGAATCGCCCGAAATTTTGTTGTGGCTGAAACAAGCCGACAAACTCGCGCTTGGACTCCTGATTGGTGCCGTGGTTACGGCCATGATGCAATCAAGTTCAGTTACGATTGGTTTGGCCATTATTCTGGCCGGCCAGGGATTGTTGGGGCTCCCGGGCGCCATTGCGATTGTGGTGGGATCAAATCTCGGAACCACCAGCACTGCATTGCTGGCGTCCATTTCACTTTCGTCGTGGGCCAAAAAAGCGGCTTTTGCCAACCTGCTGCTCAACTTGCTGGGGTTGATTCTTTTTGTTCCGTTTCTTCCAGTGTTTGTTCAGTTCATTCAAAACCTGCAGCTTGAAATCACCTACCAGGTGGCGGTTGCCCACCTCTTGTTCAACCTGATTCTGGCTGTAGTGGGTTTAATATTCCTGCGTCAGTTCAGCAGGTTGTCACTGTACCTATCGAGCAAGCTTATTGGCAGAAAAGAAACCAGCGGTTATTCTGTGGAAGCCAAAAATTCGTTTTAG
- a CDS encoding DUF3299 domain-containing protein — protein sequence MKTVFQHLLLVPVLFVALFTQPGKLSAQVAELTWNTLADVSFKDVYLEEYDLYYYYPTFGPKVLDMEGRMVKISGYVIPVDYDDDYYVLSAFPFAACFFCGGAGPESVVDLQLKAGHRRFKTDERLTFKGVFRTNTTDIYQLNYILEDAEVFR from the coding sequence ATGAAAACCGTTTTTCAACACCTTCTCCTTGTTCCCGTGTTATTTGTGGCCCTGTTTACACAGCCCGGTAAATTGTCTGCTCAAGTGGCCGAACTGACATGGAATACGCTGGCCGACGTTTCATTTAAGGATGTTTACCTGGAGGAGTACGATCTGTACTACTATTATCCCACTTTTGGCCCCAAGGTGCTGGACATGGAAGGGAGAATGGTAAAGATTTCAGGCTATGTAATTCCGGTTGACTACGATGACGACTATTATGTACTTTCTGCATTTCCCTTTGCAGCTTGCTTTTTTTGCGGGGGTGCGGGGCCCGAATCGGTGGTTGATTTGCAATTGAAAGCAGGACACAGACGCTTCAAAACCGATGAGCGCTTGACGTTTAAAGGGGTGTTTCGCACCAACACCACCGACATCTATCAGCTCAATTACATACTTGAAGACGCTGAAGTTTTCAGGTAG
- a CDS encoding ATP-grasp domain-containing protein: protein MTARHSQQCFFLPWPHQSQSLSLTVIILGASPFIVPLIQAAKRRGFRTLVCSNLPDDPGLREADEPHLISILDDAALLQIAKENNPVAVLSAASDLGIHAASVLNKSLNLPGIRPEQVEAVSDKGRFHQLQQSLGLPAPDCVEVATKSLPPASHFESVGYPAIVKPFFASGSRGVARVNQYQDLEAKHSAAYEQSSGRKGYVFQQFLEGYQEVGCEAMIINGKVEFLESTHKFTNAHHAPVGHCVPGPLNPEQLQHVSNQVSAIAAHLGVEQSPVNLDIMLKAGTEPVIIDMGFRLGGNLLPRVMAEAFGFNPYDYVVRMATESELEVPDRSASKGFVGSLIFGSLQQQIFTQEMKDALLECVASHAVECVFDQEPGEELPVFTQGSCRFGHALVRTSTLAEYVHLLDKVNGIIAHGVTPD from the coding sequence ATTACAGCCCGACATTCCCAACAGTGCTTTTTCTTACCTTGGCCGCACCAATCCCAAAGCTTGTCTCTAACAGTCATTATTCTCGGAGCTTCGCCTTTTATTGTTCCCTTGATTCAAGCGGCCAAAAGGCGCGGTTTTCGGACGTTGGTATGCAGCAATCTTCCCGATGATCCCGGTTTGCGGGAAGCCGATGAACCGCACCTGATCAGTATTCTCGATGATGCAGCCCTTCTCCAAATCGCGAAGGAAAACAATCCCGTGGCTGTGTTGTCTGCTGCTTCAGATTTAGGTATTCACGCCGCGTCTGTTTTAAACAAATCGCTGAACCTTCCGGGTATTCGACCCGAGCAGGTGGAAGCGGTGAGCGACAAAGGGCGTTTCCATCAATTGCAACAAAGTTTGGGTCTGCCTGCGCCTGACTGCGTGGAAGTTGCAACCAAATCACTGCCGCCGGCCTCGCATTTCGAATCCGTGGGATATCCGGCCATCGTGAAACCATTCTTCGCGTCAGGCAGCAGGGGTGTTGCGCGTGTCAACCAATATCAGGACCTGGAGGCTAAGCATAGCGCGGCCTATGAACAATCGTCCGGCCGAAAGGGCTATGTTTTTCAGCAATTTCTTGAAGGCTACCAGGAGGTAGGATGTGAAGCCATGATTATCAACGGTAAAGTTGAGTTTCTTGAAAGCACACACAAGTTCACCAATGCGCATCATGCTCCTGTTGGGCATTGCGTACCGGGCCCGCTCAATCCAGAACAACTTCAACATGTTTCAAATCAGGTTAGTGCTATTGCTGCGCATCTTGGTGTTGAGCAGTCGCCGGTAAATCTCGATATTATGCTCAAAGCCGGAACAGAGCCTGTTATTATAGACATGGGTTTCAGATTGGGCGGAAACCTTTTGCCGCGTGTAATGGCAGAGGCCTTTGGATTCAATCCTTACGATTACGTTGTACGCATGGCCACCGAAAGCGAACTTGAAGTGCCTGACCGATCTGCTAGCAAAGGTTTTGTGGGGAGCTTGATTTTTGGAAGTTTACAACAACAGATATTTACACAGGAGATGAAAGATGCTCTCCTTGAATGCGTAGCATCCCATGCTGTAGAATGTGTTTTCGACCAGGAGCCTGGCGAAGAGCTGCCTGTTTTTACGCAAGGAAGTTGTCGTTTCGGGCATGCTTTGGTACGCACTTCCACTTTGGCGGAATATGTACATTTGCTCGACAAGGTCAATGGCATCATCGCACACGGTGTTACCCCTGACTAA
- a CDS encoding glycosyltransferase — MKLSVVIPVYGSETILPELHRRLTQVLNNHFPDYEIIMVDDCGPGNTWGVIKQLSQSDQRLRGIQLMRNSGQGNATLCGIAQSTGDRVVTMDDDLQHPPEEIPRLLQHLLDNDHLDVVLAKPIEKKHNFFRRLGSSAVNRMNAMFLQKDVHLRFTSFRFMTRAVCDQLVRINRPYPSLGPMIFSVTRRIENVEFQHAERAEGKSTYSFSSIFRLTMNNFIGYSMLPLRVLAFIGGVGILLSILLGLYFLLRYFIIGVETTGWTSLMLVLVSVSGFNFFAFAIIGEYVLRIMHISTSTPRYTIRKESGATKTPKEESH, encoded by the coding sequence ATGAAACTGTCAGTTGTGATACCGGTTTATGGCTCAGAAACTATCCTTCCTGAGTTGCACCGGCGATTGACGCAAGTGCTCAACAATCACTTTCCCGATTACGAAATCATCATGGTGGATGATTGCGGCCCCGGCAATACATGGGGGGTCATCAAACAATTGAGTCAATCAGATCAGCGATTGCGGGGTATTCAATTGATGCGTAATTCAGGTCAGGGCAACGCTACTCTTTGCGGTATTGCTCAATCAACCGGCGATCGGGTGGTCACCATGGATGACGATTTACAGCATCCGCCCGAAGAAATTCCACGGCTTTTGCAACACCTGCTGGACAATGACCACCTCGACGTGGTACTTGCAAAACCCATCGAAAAGAAGCATAATTTTTTTCGCAGATTGGGAAGTTCTGCTGTGAATCGCATGAACGCCATGTTCCTTCAAAAAGACGTTCATCTCCGTTTTACTTCATTTCGATTCATGACCCGTGCGGTATGTGATCAACTTGTGCGCATCAACAGACCCTATCCTTCATTGGGACCCATGATATTTTCCGTGACACGGCGGATTGAAAATGTAGAATTTCAGCATGCAGAGCGCGCTGAGGGAAAAAGCACCTATTCGTTTTCGAGCATTTTCAGACTTACAATGAACAACTTTATCGGTTACTCCATGCTGCCGCTGAGGGTACTGGCGTTTATCGGCGGCGTGGGTATCTTGCTCAGCATTCTGCTTGGGCTGTATTTCCTGCTGCGGTATTTCATTATTGGAGTTGAAACCACCGGTTGGACCTCCTTGATGCTGGTACTTGTATCCGTATCGGGTTTTAACTTTTTTGCCTTTGCCATTATTGGAGAGTACGTGCTGAGAATCATGCATATTTCAACATCAACACCCCGCTACACCATCCGTAAGGAGTCGGGTGCAACGAAAACGCCAAAAGAAGAATCGCATTGA